In Nitrospirota bacterium, one DNA window encodes the following:
- a CDS encoding prepilin-type N-terminal cleavage/methylation domain-containing protein, with translation MKIKTSTVGNRSGFTLLELLVVLFIVGIIVSIVAVSVGRFRDKALFTEEARRIYLTTRHAREAAILDRTEVAFRLNEETNTYWLDYPGSKPSENHIVPKKYPVTGADIFFFPKGNSSGGLIEIQNEKGQKYAIEVNQVLGTSSIKRL, from the coding sequence GTGAAAATAAAGACGTCAACAGTTGGGAATAGGAGTGGATTCACGCTCCTTGAGCTCCTTGTTGTTCTCTTTATTGTCGGTATAATCGTATCCATTGTTGCAGTTTCTGTCGGGAGATTTCGCGACAAGGCACTCTTTACGGAAGAGGCGCGCAGGATATACCTGACGACACGGCATGCCAGGGAGGCTGCCATTCTTGACAGAACAGAGGTCGCTTTCAGGCTCAACGAGGAGACGAATACGTACTGGCTTGATTATCCGGGTTCAAAACCGTCAGAGAATCATATCGTTCCGAAAAAATATCCCGTAACCGGGGCAGATATCTTCTTTTTCCCCAAGGGGAACAGCTCCGGAGGCCTGATAGAAATACAGAATGAAAAAGGGCAGAAATATGCGATTGAGGTCAATCAGGTCCTCGGCACGTCTTCAATCAAACGGCTTTAG
- the gspG gene encoding type II secretion system major pseudopilin GspG codes for MNNRKEQGHVNNRKGFTLIELLVVMVILGMLAALVGPQIFGKVGKGKQSAARTQIEMLGQALDSYRLDVGRYPTTSEGLNALVTNPGAQGWDGSYLKKGVPNDPWQKPYQYQAPGAHGDYDLFSYGADGAAGGEGENKDVNSWE; via the coding sequence ATGAACAATAGAAAAGAACAGGGTCACGTTAACAACAGAAAAGGCTTTACGCTCATAGAATTGCTGGTCGTTATGGTCATCCTCGGGATGCTGGCAGCCCTTGTCGGCCCCCAGATATTTGGCAAGGTCGGGAAAGGCAAGCAGTCTGCTGCCAGGACCCAGATAGAGATGCTTGGCCAGGCCCTTGACAGCTACCGGCTTGATGTCGGCAGATACCCAACTACTTCAGAAGGTCTCAATGCGCTGGTCACGAATCCCGGTGCACAGGGCTGGGACGGTTCCTATCTCAAAAAAGGGGTGCCGAACGATCCCTGGCAGAAACCCTATCAGTACCAGGCACCAGGGGCACATGGTGACTATGACCTGTTTTCCTATGGTGCTGATGGTGCTGCAGGGGGAGAAGGTGAAAATAAAGACGTCAACAGTTGGGAATAG
- a CDS encoding type II secretion system F family protein produces MPVFSYEAIDSAGKKVKETISSSDEDTLKSTLRGMGLVPLSIKVSEAKEISLFQRITNEDVLIFTQELGNLLESGLPIDRALYVLSEHSEKKALCAIIKEVYIDIQRGNTLSSAMAKHRIFPRLYINMIKAGESGGILEVVIKRLVGFLETSINFKKEITSALIYPILLTVVGGLAVSVLMLSVIPNFAKIFSDMGQTLPLPTLILMKVSSLFAAYWWAFLGGLVAIIFLIRGYARTAEGKSYIDGLKLKVPVLKKLSMKFIIARFSRTFGTLLQSGVPILEAIRVSRDVIDNDVVAKKLIVLEVGVSKGKGISVPLRESGVFPAIFNQMVAVGEEAGRLEETFLLIADRFEADTRNLIKRFVSLFEPLLILLMGIVVGLIVISMLMGIFSINEIPM; encoded by the coding sequence ATGCCTGTCTTCAGCTACGAAGCCATTGATTCCGCCGGGAAAAAAGTAAAAGAAACAATTTCTTCCTCGGACGAAGACACCCTTAAGTCAACGCTCAGGGGCATGGGGCTTGTGCCTCTCAGTATCAAGGTGAGCGAGGCAAAAGAAATCTCCCTGTTTCAGAGGATAACAAACGAAGATGTCCTGATCTTTACTCAGGAACTCGGCAACCTGCTTGAATCAGGACTGCCCATAGACAGGGCTCTTTATGTGCTTTCAGAGCACTCTGAGAAGAAGGCGCTCTGTGCGATCATCAAGGAAGTCTATATTGACATCCAGAGAGGCAATACGCTCTCGAGTGCCATGGCCAAGCACAGAATATTTCCACGGCTTTATATCAATATGATCAAGGCAGGAGAGTCAGGCGGGATTCTTGAGGTAGTCATTAAGCGGTTGGTAGGTTTTCTTGAAACAAGTATCAATTTCAAAAAGGAGATTACCTCAGCGCTCATCTATCCTATTCTCCTTACCGTTGTCGGTGGCCTGGCCGTGTCAGTGCTGATGCTCTCTGTTATCCCGAACTTTGCTAAAATATTCTCTGATATGGGGCAGACACTTCCCCTGCCTACCTTGATCCTGATGAAGGTGAGCAGCCTGTTTGCAGCCTACTGGTGGGCATTCCTGGGCGGGCTCGTTGCGATTATTTTTCTGATTCGCGGGTATGCAAGGACTGCAGAGGGCAAGAGTTATATCGATGGGCTCAAGCTGAAAGTGCCTGTGCTGAAAAAGCTGAGCATGAAATTCATCATTGCCAGATTTTCGAGGACCTTCGGCACACTCCTTCAGAGCGGTGTTCCGATTCTTGAGGCCATACGGGTTTCACGGGATGTCATAGACAATGACGTTGTTGCAAAGAAGCTTATTGTGCTGGAAGTGGGCGTAAGCAAAGGCAAGGGTATTTCTGTCCCCTTGAGAGAGAGTGGCGTCTTCCCTGCTATTTTTAACCAGATGGTGGCGGTCGGTGAAGAGGCAGGAAGACTAGAGGAGACATTTCTTTTGATAGCAGACAGGTTCGAGGCAGACACCAGGAACCTTATCAAACGGTTTGTGAGTCTCTTTGAGCCCCTGCTTATCCTGCTCATGGGCATCGTGGTAGGCCTGATCGTCATTTCCATGCTTATGGGCATCTTCAGCATCAACGAGATACCAATGTAG
- the thiC gene encoding phosphomethylpyrimidine synthase ThiC, whose product MTQLERAANGEVTAEIRAVADIEGFDIEIIRRRVGGGKIVIPSNNNRRKRVVGIGKGLRTKVNASIGSSTEIADIAMEVQKAKIAEQYGADTLMDLSVGGDIEAIRKAVLDEISLPVGTVPLYEAFAIAIEKYGAAVNMPAELLFEMIEKQCAEGVGFMAIHCGINKRTVEMLRKQHYRYGGLVSKGGSYMVAWMEHNKKENPLYEHFDRVVEIMKRYDAVLSLGNGFRAGAIHDASDRVQIQEMLINCELAELGREQGCQTMVEGPGHIPINEIEANIIMEKKMSGESPFYMLGPITTDIAPGYDHITAAIGAALSSSFGADFICYVTPSEHLGLPFPEDVREGVIASRIAAHVGDMIKLKNLHQDKEMSKARRNMQWDKQFSLAIDPERAKEIKAKRGNGDEHSCTMCGKFCANDMLRGMFEADMAGSDKK is encoded by the coding sequence ATGACACAATTGGAAAGAGCAGCAAATGGCGAAGTTACCGCGGAGATCAGGGCAGTTGCGGATATCGAAGGGTTCGATATTGAAATCATTCGGAGACGGGTTGGAGGCGGAAAGATCGTTATTCCTTCGAACAACAACCGAAGAAAGAGGGTCGTAGGCATAGGAAAGGGGCTCAGGACCAAGGTAAATGCCTCGATCGGCTCATCAACCGAGATCGCGGACATTGCGATGGAAGTTCAAAAGGCAAAAATCGCAGAACAGTACGGCGCTGACACTCTGATGGATCTGAGCGTTGGCGGTGACATAGAAGCGATCAGAAAGGCCGTGCTGGACGAGATCAGCCTCCCCGTAGGTACTGTTCCGCTTTATGAGGCCTTTGCGATTGCGATCGAAAAATACGGCGCGGCTGTCAATATGCCTGCAGAACTGCTCTTTGAGATGATCGAAAAGCAGTGCGCAGAAGGGGTCGGCTTCATGGCGATCCACTGTGGTATTAACAAAAGGACTGTCGAGATGCTCAGGAAGCAACACTACCGGTACGGCGGACTTGTTTCAAAGGGCGGCTCGTACATGGTTGCCTGGATGGAGCATAACAAGAAGGAAAATCCTCTTTACGAACATTTTGACCGCGTTGTCGAAATCATGAAGAGGTATGACGCAGTACTCAGCCTCGGCAACGGATTCCGCGCAGGCGCGATCCATGACGCATCAGACCGGGTACAGATCCAGGAGATGCTGATAAACTGCGAACTTGCAGAGCTCGGCCGTGAACAGGGCTGCCAGACCATGGTAGAAGGCCCGGGCCATATCCCTATCAACGAGATAGAGGCAAATATCATTATGGAAAAGAAGATGAGCGGCGAGTCGCCGTTTTATATGTTAGGCCCGATCACGACCGACATTGCGCCCGGATACGACCATATCACTGCTGCGATTGGGGCAGCTCTTTCCTCTTCCTTTGGCGCTGACTTCATCTGTTATGTTACACCTTCCGAGCATCTCGGCCTGCCGTTTCCTGAAGATGTCAGGGAGGGTGTTATTGCATCGAGGATTGCGGCCCATGTCGGCGACATGATCAAGCTCAAGAACCTGCATCAGGATAAGGAGATGTCAAAGGCAAGGCGGAATATGCAATGGGATAAACAGTTCTCCCTTGCAATCGATCCTGAGCGGGCTAAAGAGATCAAGGCAAAGAGGGGCAATGGCGACGAGCATTCCTGCACCATGTGCGGAAAGTTCTGCGCCAATGATATGCTCCGTGGCATGTTCGAAGCCGACATGGCCGGCTCTGATAAAAAATAA
- the cobU gene encoding bifunctional adenosylcobinamide kinase/adenosylcobinamide-phosphate guanylyltransferase: protein MSERINRITFVLGGARSGKSSFALNRASELPGQKVYIATAQAFDAEMSDRIAKHKEERGSDWNTVEEPLNLAEVLRTASSTHDVVLVDCLTLWLSNLMLADKDQEKEMQFFISSLITHHASRVFVVSNEVGMGIVPDNELARRFRDMAGRLNQQIAAVADEVYLVAAGISIRIK, encoded by the coding sequence ATGTCAGAACGCATTAACAGAATTACCTTTGTACTGGGCGGAGCGCGGAGCGGCAAGAGTTCCTTCGCGCTCAATCGCGCCTCAGAACTGCCGGGACAAAAGGTGTATATAGCCACGGCACAGGCATTCGATGCGGAGATGTCCGACCGCATCGCAAAACATAAAGAAGAGCGGGGCAGTGACTGGAATACGGTCGAAGAGCCTTTGAATTTAGCAGAGGTATTAAGAACTGCTTCCTCTACCCATGATGTTGTTCTCGTTGACTGCCTCACTCTCTGGCTCTCTAATCTCATGCTTGCCGATAAAGATCAGGAAAAAGAGATGCAGTTTTTTATCTCATCACTCATTACTCATCACGCATCACGGGTTTTTGTAGTCTCAAATGAAGTCGGTATGGGTATTGTCCCGGACAACGAACTTGCCCGGAGATTCAGGGACATGGCAGGAAGGCTGAATCAGCAAATTGCAGCTGTTGCCGACGAAGTCTATCTCGTGGCTGCAGGAATATCGATAAGGATAAAATAG
- the cobT gene encoding nicotinate-nucleotide--dimethylbenzimidazole phosphoribosyltransferase — protein MDMQDTIRKIEAVRPEFFEGAQKRLDNLTKPPGSLGRLEDLAKQLVAITENTMPVIDKKVVFTFAGDHGITEEGVSAYPKEVTPQMVFNFIRGGAGINVLARHAGAEVIVVDVGVDHDFGNIEGLVSRKIMRGTKNMMKGPAMTKDEAQQCIQVGIDLASEYAGKGYQLFGTGDMGIGNTTPSSAIASVMTGRAVADVTGRGTGITDQSLKRKIEVIEESIKLNRPDSSDALDVLAKVGGAEIGGIAGLILGAAAHRIPVVIDGFISTAGAIIAYGIEPKTKDYMIAGHSSVEIGHKAMLEKLGLEPILNLNLRLGEGTGAALAMHMIEAGLRIYREMATFGEAGVTDDIIN, from the coding sequence ATGGATATGCAGGATACTATCAGGAAGATCGAAGCGGTCAGACCGGAATTTTTCGAAGGGGCGCAAAAGAGGCTGGACAATCTCACAAAACCTCCCGGAAGCCTCGGCAGACTTGAGGATCTGGCAAAACAGCTCGTTGCCATTACTGAAAATACCATGCCGGTAATTGACAAAAAAGTGGTATTCACCTTTGCCGGAGATCATGGAATTACTGAGGAGGGAGTGTCTGCATACCCAAAGGAAGTGACCCCTCAGATGGTATTTAATTTCATTAGAGGCGGTGCAGGAATAAACGTTCTTGCCAGACATGCAGGTGCAGAAGTGATTGTCGTAGATGTCGGCGTTGACCATGATTTCGGCAACATCGAAGGGCTCGTGTCGCGGAAGATCATGCGCGGTACAAAAAATATGATGAAGGGTCCGGCCATGACCAAAGATGAAGCGCAGCAGTGCATTCAGGTCGGCATTGATCTCGCCTCAGAATATGCCGGAAAAGGGTACCAACTCTTTGGCACCGGTGATATGGGCATAGGCAATACAACACCTTCCAGTGCAATCGCCTCTGTGATGACCGGCAGGGCAGTTGCCGACGTGACAGGCAGAGGTACTGGCATAACTGATCAGTCCCTGAAGCGGAAGATCGAAGTTATCGAAGAGAGTATAAAATTAAACAGACCTGATTCTTCAGATGCACTTGACGTTCTTGCAAAAGTAGGAGGTGCTGAGATTGGCGGGATTGCCGGCCTGATCCTCGGGGCTGCAGCCCACCGTATTCCTGTTGTTATCGATGGGTTTATCTCTACTGCCGGGGCCATTATTGCATACGGCATTGAGCCTAAGACAAAGGACTATATGATCGCAGGCCACAGTTCTGTCGAGATCGGACATAAGGCCATGCTCGAAAAGCTGGGGCTGGAGCCAATTCTGAATCTGAATCTGAGACTTGGTGAAGGCACAGGCGCTGCACTTGCGATGCATATGATCGAGGCAGGGCTGAGAATATACCGGGAAATGGCCACATTCGGTGAAGCGGGCGTCACCGACGACATTATCAATTAA
- a CDS encoding adenosylcobinamide-GDP ribazoletransferase, producing the protein MKKMLLAIQFLTIIPVKIKGDVSEKDMVDSSIFFPVAGACQGLMITLTAAVMVRFFDAAVVCGLIMLAHIISNGGFDLDGLADTADGLSVKSSGNAASDIEKRLLVMKDSTIGAAGATAIVMSLMLKFLLLNSLFHLVPLSLFLGAVFMMTVFSKWVTVPAMLHCRSARKDGLGRIFIDNIKAGHLIGSTLVLFILFVVSFFSVLQDRFHVGYTFLFVLLVVSQYLLSIAAVQFFRKRLGGMTGDTLGALSEASEIISLMVTYTWLRHSIS; encoded by the coding sequence ATGAAGAAGATGCTGCTTGCAATACAGTTTCTGACCATAATACCGGTGAAGATAAAAGGCGATGTATCTGAAAAGGACATGGTCGATTCATCCATATTCTTTCCGGTTGCGGGCGCCTGTCAGGGGCTGATGATCACATTGACAGCAGCGGTGATGGTTCGCTTCTTTGATGCAGCGGTTGTATGCGGCCTCATCATGTTAGCGCATATCATATCCAACGGAGGATTTGATCTGGACGGTCTTGCAGATACCGCTGACGGTCTGTCGGTGAAATCTTCAGGCAACGCTGCTTCAGATATCGAAAAGCGTCTGCTGGTTATGAAAGACAGCACGATAGGCGCAGCAGGGGCCACGGCAATAGTAATGTCGCTTATGCTGAAATTTCTGCTTTTGAACAGTCTTTTTCATCTGGTCCCACTGTCGCTTTTTCTTGGGGCCGTATTTATGATGACCGTATTTTCGAAGTGGGTAACAGTCCCTGCAATGCTGCATTGCCGCTCTGCGCGAAAGGATGGACTCGGCAGGATCTTTATCGATAATATCAAGGCTGGGCATCTGATCGGTTCAACGCTTGTTCTGTTTATTCTTTTTGTAGTCTCTTTTTTTTCGGTTCTGCAGGACCGATTCCATGTAGGCTACACGTTTCTTTTTGTTCTTCTCGTTGTATCGCAATATCTTTTATCCATCGCGGCGGTTCAGTTCTTCAGAAAAAGGCTCGGGGGAATGACCGGGGATACGCTCGGCGCACTGAGTGAGGCATCAGAGATAATTTCTTTAATGGTGACATATACATGGTTACGACACTCTATCTCATAA
- a CDS encoding histidine phosphatase family protein: MVTTLYLIRHGETEGSETKRYKGSIDVPLSENGIRQVERTSVFVAAQVKGSSSSRHMSYLKDIHDTQATLSGFSDRLKAVYTSDLCRAVKSGEIVAAPHGIVPIEVTELRERSFGIWEGMSFTEIKEQYPEEFNAWADNPLKYSPVDGESTLAVKERVITALDKILSGHAGECIAVVAHGGVNRIILCHVLGIPLENIFRIEQDYAAVNVIEFWDKYPVVKLINGNAND, from the coding sequence ATGGTTACGACACTCTATCTCATAAGGCACGGCGAGACAGAAGGCAGCGAGACAAAACGCTATAAGGGCAGCATTGATGTGCCTCTGTCTGAAAACGGCATAAGGCAGGTCGAAAGGACCTCCGTGTTTGTGGCCGCACAGGTGAAAGGCTCCTCTTCTTCAAGGCATATGAGCTATCTAAAAGATATTCATGACACGCAGGCGACTCTGTCAGGGTTTTCTGACAGGTTGAAGGCTGTCTATACATCTGATCTCTGCCGGGCGGTTAAAAGCGGAGAGATCGTTGCTGCTCCTCACGGCATTGTACCTATTGAGGTCACTGAACTCAGGGAACGGAGCTTCGGTATCTGGGAAGGCATGAGCTTTACAGAGATCAAGGAGCAGTATCCTGAGGAGTTTAATGCATGGGCAGACAACCCGCTGAAATATAGCCCTGTGGACGGTGAGAGCACGCTTGCGGTGAAAGAGAGGGTAATAACAGCACTGGATAAGATACTGTCAGGCCATGCCGGTGAATGCATCGCTGTTGTAGCTCACGGCGGCGTCAACAGGATAATCCTCTGTCATGTTCTGGGCATTCCGCTCGAAAACATATTCAGGATAGAACAGGATTATGCAGCTGTAAATGTTATCGAGTTCTGGGACAAGTATCCGGTTGTGAAGCTGATAAATGGCAATGCAAATGACTAA
- a CDS encoding cobyric acid synthase — MTKALMIQGTGSGAGKSLIAAALCRIFADEGVRVAPFKAQNMALNSFITQEGSEIGRAQALQAEAARVVPTVDMNPILLKASGEMGSQVIIHGRAFRYMKAQEYYTFKKEAWKAVTASYEKLAKAFDLIIMEGAGSPAEINLMDVDIVNMSAAKMARAPVLLVGDIDKGGVFASLYGTVKLLGRDSRHIKGFIINKFRGDMEILRPGLQMIQDRTGKPVIGVLPYVHDLGLPEEDGMALSQGSRSRDHGSKEIRIVIVRLKYISNFTDFDPLAQEPDVELVYSTNPAEIENADMVIVPGSKNTVKDLLLLRKQGLDKSISRAFAKGIEIMGMCGGYQMLGSRILDPHHAESSHPEVEGLGLLNIETIFENEKITCQVEAEEAGIRDCGSGIGNSANPQNQIPNPRLSGYEIHMGRSTGDIGLFRIRRLSSDLSPITHHSSRILDGSVNKNCWGTYLHGIFDNNTFRRDLLNRIREKKGLPVLPVTVDYTGMKEKALDNLAAMVKKNIDMEFLRRILTL, encoded by the coding sequence ATGACTAAAGCGCTGATGATACAGGGCACGGGTTCAGGGGCAGGTAAGAGCCTTATTGCGGCAGCGTTATGCAGAATCTTTGCCGATGAAGGAGTGAGGGTCGCCCCATTTAAGGCACAGAATATGGCACTTAACTCGTTTATTACCCAGGAGGGCAGCGAGATCGGAAGGGCCCAGGCCCTGCAGGCAGAGGCGGCAAGAGTGGTACCGACTGTCGATATGAACCCGATACTGCTTAAGGCCTCTGGCGAGATGGGCTCCCAGGTGATTATCCATGGCAGGGCGTTTCGATATATGAAGGCGCAGGAATACTATACCTTTAAAAAAGAGGCATGGAAGGCGGTAACTGCATCGTATGAGAAACTTGCCAAGGCTTTCGATCTGATCATTATGGAAGGCGCAGGCAGTCCTGCAGAGATAAATCTTATGGATGTAGACATTGTGAATATGTCTGCTGCAAAAATGGCAAGAGCGCCTGTGCTGCTTGTCGGCGATATCGATAAGGGCGGGGTCTTTGCATCGCTTTACGGCACCGTGAAACTATTAGGCAGAGACAGCAGGCATATCAAGGGATTTATTATCAACAAGTTCCGTGGCGATATGGAGATTCTTCGACCCGGACTCCAGATGATACAGGACAGGACAGGGAAACCGGTTATCGGTGTGCTTCCCTATGTCCATGATCTGGGTCTGCCTGAAGAAGACGGCATGGCCCTGTCGCAAGGTTCAAGGAGCAGGGACCATGGCTCAAAAGAGATCCGAATAGTCATAGTCAGGCTGAAATATATCTCCAACTTCACAGACTTTGACCCGCTTGCTCAGGAACCTGATGTGGAACTCGTTTATTCCACCAATCCTGCTGAGATCGAAAATGCAGATATGGTTATTGTCCCCGGATCAAAAAATACCGTAAAGGATCTGCTGCTTCTGAGAAAGCAGGGCCTTGATAAAAGCATCAGCAGGGCTTTTGCAAAAGGCATTGAAATTATGGGTATGTGCGGAGGATATCAAATGTTAGGCAGCAGAATCCTCGATCCGCACCATGCAGAGAGTTCACATCCTGAAGTGGAAGGCCTTGGGCTTCTGAATATTGAGACTATTTTTGAAAATGAGAAGATTACCTGTCAGGTCGAGGCGGAAGAGGCAGGTATTAGGGATTGTGGATCAGGGATCGGAAATAGTGCCAACCCCCAAAACCAAATCCCTAATCCCCGCCTTTCTGGCTATGAGATACATATGGGCAGGAGCACTGGTGATATCGGGCTGTTCAGAATCAGGAGATTGTCTTCAGACTTATCACCCATCACCCATCACTCATCACGAATTCTGGACGGTTCAGTCAATAAAAACTGCTGGGGCACTTATCTGCACGGCATCTTTGACAACAACACATTCCGGCGTGATCTGCTTAACCGGATCAGGGAAAAGAAAGGCCTGCCTGTTCTGCCTGTTACGGTCGACTATACAGGAATGAAGGAAAAGGCATTGGACAATCTTGCTGCCATGGTAAAAAAGAATATCGACATGGAATTCCTCAGGAGGATCTTAACCCTGTGA
- the cobD gene encoding cobalamin biosynthesis protein CobD, giving the protein MIGPLELILAFILDLAIGDPRWLPHPVRIIGKAILYMEDLLRSFFSGSREKAGGVILILLIVLPSALLTYLLCIMLREATSGFLLIMSEALLIYLVGTTIALRELVSSAKQVIDSIKAGMLDDARQHLSMIVGRDTAELSEDGVLRATIETLAENLSDGVIAPVFYLAIGGLPLAIAYKAINTLDSMVGYKNEKYFRFGWAAARLDDIANYIPSRLSGLLVVISSCIIQRSFSAARYAMNIMFRDSRNHTSPNSGVPEAAMAGALGIRLGGPSTYGGVVIAKPYIGDIRNIDYLSAARKTGSIVIVASGLSVIAAAVILELVRTSR; this is encoded by the coding sequence GTGATCGGACCTCTCGAACTTATTCTGGCATTTATTCTGGACCTCGCCATAGGCGACCCGAGATGGCTGCCCCATCCTGTCAGGATCATCGGGAAGGCGATTTTGTATATGGAAGACCTTCTCAGATCTTTCTTTTCTGGAAGCAGGGAAAAGGCCGGAGGTGTCATCCTCATTCTTTTGATTGTACTTCCGTCTGCCCTTTTGACGTATCTGCTTTGTATTATGTTGAGAGAGGCGACATCAGGATTTCTTCTGATCATGAGCGAGGCACTCCTGATATATCTGGTCGGAACAACGATTGCCCTTCGGGAACTTGTTTCGTCAGCAAAACAGGTAATCGACTCGATAAAGGCCGGCATGCTTGATGATGCCAGACAACATCTGAGCATGATCGTTGGACGGGATACGGCGGAACTCTCTGAAGATGGAGTGCTGCGGGCAACAATCGAGACGCTTGCTGAAAACCTCTCTGACGGCGTAATCGCACCAGTTTTCTATCTCGCTATTGGCGGTCTGCCTCTTGCGATTGCATACAAGGCGATCAACACTTTAGACTCTATGGTCGGATACAAGAATGAAAAATATTTTCGTTTTGGCTGGGCGGCTGCAAGGCTCGACGATATCGCCAATTATATCCCTTCCCGATTGTCCGGATTGCTCGTCGTAATATCGTCATGTATTATTCAGAGGTCTTTTTCTGCGGCCCGTTATGCAATGAACATCATGTTCCGTGACAGCAGGAACCATACGAGCCCAAACAGCGGAGTACCTGAAGCTGCAATGGCAGGGGCACTTGGTATCAGGCTCGGGGGACCTTCAACGTATGGAGGTGTGGTAATCGCAAAGCCCTATATCGGTGATATCAGAAATATAGACTATCTTTCAGCCGCAAGGAAGACCGGCTCTATTGTTATTGTGGCTTCTGGGTTATCGGTAATCGCTGCTGCGGTCATACTCGAACTAGTGAGAACTTCGCGATGA
- a CDS encoding threonine-phosphate decarboxylase: MTGHGGNIHKASQMSGLPLKQILDFSASINPLGVPKTAIAAIRKAISLLPHYPEPFAESLASSIARYYGVSAESVVCGNGSTELIYLIPRVLKPKRVLVTSPSFSEYERSCSSIRKTDIRRLKLEPENNFDIASEAFIRSMKGCDLAFLCNPNNPTGRLLKKKDVLKIANAAKDLGCYLVVDEAFMDFCPDETVIKHVSRNPYLIVLRSMTKFYALAGLRLGFGIFPLKVAQRMKMQKEPWTVNCIADAVGRAVLEDTGCRTKSLDMMRREKKYLEEGLDRLAIKYIRSSANYYLIKMKDAQKVIHALSKKGILLRDCSNFDGLGETYLRIAVRSRKENRILLKELSKLCPAS; encoded by the coding sequence ATGACAGGGCACGGCGGCAATATCCATAAGGCTTCGCAGATGTCTGGCCTGCCACTGAAACAAATTCTTGATTTCAGCGCATCCATTAATCCTCTTGGAGTGCCGAAGACTGCAATTGCGGCAATAAGAAAAGCAATAAGTCTTCTGCCACACTATCCTGAACCTTTTGCTGAGTCACTTGCCTCCTCTATTGCGCGGTATTATGGCGTTTCAGCCGAATCTGTGGTCTGCGGCAACGGCAGCACTGAACTCATATATCTGATCCCGCGGGTACTCAAACCGAAAAGGGTGCTGGTTACATCTCCCTCCTTTTCTGAGTATGAAAGGTCCTGCAGTAGTATTCGGAAGACAGACATCAGAAGGCTTAAGCTGGAACCCGAAAATAACTTTGATATAGCTTCTGAGGCATTTATTAGGTCGATGAAAGGTTGCGATCTGGCATTTCTCTGTAATCCGAACAATCCTACAGGAAGACTTTTAAAGAAAAAAGACGTTCTGAAGATCGCAAACGCAGCCAAGGATCTTGGATGTTATCTTGTTGTTGATGAAGCCTTTATGGATTTCTGTCCGGATGAAACGGTCATAAAGCATGTCAGCCGGAATCCGTATCTGATTGTGCTCAGGTCCATGACCAAGTTCTATGCGCTTGCCGGACTCAGGCTCGGGTTTGGAATATTTCCGCTCAAGGTGGCCCAGAGAATGAAGATGCAGAAAGAGCCATGGACAGTAAACTGTATTGCTGATGCTGTCGGCAGGGCTGTGCTCGAAGATACGGGGTGTCGGACAAAATCACTTGATATGATGCGTCGTGAAAAAAAGTATCTCGAAGAGGGCCTCGACAGACTGGCTATTAAATATATTCGTTCAAGCGCAAACTATTATCTGATCAAGATGAAAGATGCGCAGAAGGTTATTCATGCCCTCTCAAAGAAGGGTATCCTTTTAAGGGACTGCTCCAACTTCGATGGCCTCGGCGAAACATACCTTAGAATTGCGGTCCGTTCAAGAAAAGAAAATCGAATCCTGTTAAAGGAGTTGTCGAAATTATGTCCGGCATCGTAG